ttatacaaCGCCTCGCACTCTGGCGACAGTTGATCCGCGTGAGATACAACTCGAAGTCGTTTGCGACATGCCCATTTCGCAGTTCGTTCCTTTCTCGTGTTCTGTTCTTGAACACCCGACGTCCGTGCGAGttctgaaaataatataaattttactgTATGAGTTCACTTTAATTGTAGTGGAAGCCGTGCGAGttctgaaaataatataaattttactgTATGAGTTCACTTTAATTGTAGTGGAAGCCGTAtgagcccaatttcaaagaaaaaccgcgaATCGATGTAAAGTTTAGCCATTTGGCATACGCATACtaggtcaaaacaaattttttgacccgcagttcttaaaaaaatcccttaagtgtcgagtaattttattttacagaaaCCTATCATGTGTGGTATTATATCACATGTGTGGTATATTCATgtatatcacacaaataaatgcccttcgCACTAAGAACCTCCAGATTAATAACAAATGTTTAGTAAAAAAAGCAAGTCCTGCATTAACCTATGAGCAGGATGCAGTGGAGGCACACAAGAAAGAGAAGACCTCCTCATCATCATATTTAGACAAATTACTGTGCActtgttaaattgttaaatgaaaTGTCACAAATTTGTGATGGACTTTTTCTGCAATACTTGGCCGGCATAAGTTGTCTTGCTCTTAGATGCTTTAGTGAGCGAGTCTTATTTGCCAGCCTCAGTCCAAAAAATGTAGCCCTTTTAGATCTGATGTACATTTATGTTCTTGTTACCTGTTTGCGGTGGAGTTTGCTCAAATGATGGCTCCACAACCGCAATGCAAGGTTGATCTGCAGAGGAGACGGGCTCtgaaaaatatttgtgattttttaaaataatatttacaagtaTTCGTAATAATAGAATAACAAGACAAATTGACAATCTCCAACCAGTAGAGCAAGCGGGGTTCCGGTCAGGCTACTCAACAACAGACCACATCCACACAATGGAACAAATCATAGAACGATACAAAGAATACAACAAACCTCTCTATGTAGTCTTCATAGACTACACCAAGGCATTTGACAGCATCTCCCACAACGCAATCTGGAAGGCCCTCAATGACTGCAAGATAAACTCTAAATACATCAACACTCTAAGGAATATATATGAAAACAGTACTAGCAGAGTCAAACTCGAAACAAGAGGAAAAGAATTCAAAATAGGCAGAGGAGTCCGACAAGGGGACCCAATATCACCAAAGTTATTCATAGCTGTACTACAAAGCATATTCTGTCAACTGGACTGGGATAAAAAAGGAATTAAAGTATTTGATAAACACTTAAGTCATTTGCGTTTCGCGGATGATATAgctatattttcagaaaataccaGCATTCTACAAATAATGTTAAATGAGCTGAACGAGGAAAGCTGTAAAGTCGGATTAGAAATGAaccatacaaaaacaaaagttATGACTAACGGAGCCCCTACAAAAATACACATACAAGGCAAAGAACTTGAATATGTAGACCATTACATATACTTGGGAAAGAGAATATCTTTCGACACTGACAGCAACAGCCAGGAGATAGACCGTAGAATCCATAACAGCTGGAGGAAGTACTGGAGTTTTAAAGAGCTTCTAAAAGGAAATTACAAtctaaaacataagaaaacagtaATGGACACGTGCATTTTACCATGCCTTACATACGGTTCTCAAACTTGGGTGCACAcaaacaagaacaaattaaagatAAGAACCTGCCAAAGAGCCATGGAAAGGAGCATTCTCAGTATAAAACTAAAGGACAAGGTTAACAGCAAGTACATACGATCCAAAACAAACATCATAGATGCCCTCGAGTTTGTGCTGAAACAGAAATAGAGATGGGCCGGCCACATAGGAAGATTGACAGATGACAGATGGACCAACAAAGTCACAAAGTGGCCAGGACCCCATGGCAAAAGGAAGGCGGGAAAACCCATAACAAGGTGGTCCAAGGATATTATAGCCACAGCCAGAGAAAATTGGCTAATCAAGGCAAAAGACCGAGAAAGGTGGAaagatatggaggaggcctatacccaacaggggtccttaaaatagtaaaaatggaaaacaataatattagaaaactttttttatcatgtaaaactatttaaggaaaaataaaggcttaaataaatataaataaataattcgtaatacttataatttaatatttactgatataaaaactgtttgtttcccagtagcatttattttgtgtaaagATGTTGGATTAAAAAAGAGAATtcaatctattttatttaactacacAACAATTACACAGGAACAACAAATTGAtagaaataaacttaaaattaataatgtttgtgaATACTGAGcgaaagtaaatattattggtaccTGAATTTCGATGAGATGCCTCAGTCGACGGTCCCGCAATAGGTGGCATGGATTCCAGTGAACCATCTGCTGAAAACATAAAAtgtatcataatttttttttcctaattaagtatagtatttatttagtattcaaTTTCTCTAATACCTTTTGAAAATATTTCACGCACCTATTACTATTTGATCTCTTTTTGGCCCAAAGGTTAACAGGTACTACAGGTAGAGAAAGCCTTCTAAACTTTCTTGTGGATCACTGACTAATTATATTGACAATCTAGGTATATCAGCAGGTAAAAATATCAATAGGTATAGCCTGTCCGATTACTACTATTACTGCAGCCGGTATGTTActatcaatgcaaataaataatttctgctTTTTAGAAAAGGTTTTGAAGTTCAGCAACACATATGTGATgatataaaatagaaattatcaAATTACCTGTATCAACTACAGTTGTTATGTGTGACGGTACGAGTACAGCAGCAGCATCATTTGATACATTCATTGGTGCATTCATAGCATAGGTGTGGTCATAATGGCGTTTTCTGGCATAAGAGTGGTCAGAAGTTCCCATGCTTTCAAGTTCCATGGATcctgataaaataaatacccattacatatacttaggtaataaATTTGGTGGTACTAACGATtagacaataaaaataaataccatgCCTTAAAAATAGTTAACACAAAagcaaaacatatttttttttctgtttgatatggtataaaataaaaaatacttttttttatacaatgatgttacatataggtataataatgtcACTGAAACACGAacatgtcttgctatttcagtcagtctcggtacaaaaagtactgatgttgacagaagtagcatgacaaatacgatggaaaacaattatgcactacatctgtatctaTATAAGATTTAAGaccaatactaaaaactataaaatattacaaacattATTAGACAGATTGACTCATCATTTAATATATTGAATGAGTCCcacccacggtaagctcaataaaactTGTGTAGTGGGTACTTGggcaaaaatacatatacatatgaaataaaactatgaaaacggattatatcgcgtatattgaatttataatacatcccgacgtttcgaactctttacaacGTCAgccccgttgaccacgaacgctgtaaagagttcgaaacgtcgggatgtattataaattcaatatacgcgatataatccgttttcatagttttatttcatgagtaactatcgcggtaaccgaagacaatattatacatatacatatataataatatatgttatataaccatttataaatacttaaattcatacaaaacacccattattactcaggaacaaatatccatccatgctcatcacacaaataatacaattgtacccactaggccagactaaCACTGAATGCAAATAAACGTAACAAACTCATATCAACAATAAGAATAACGAATACACGAACCATTTAGAAAAAGTGGAAAACCCATGTCAGCGGCGGCATCGACTGAGAAAACTTGAAGTTGTGTCCGTTTTAATAATTCCGCGTAGGTACCTGTATACTGTAACAGAATTATAATGACAAATAAATACCACGTGGTATTTAAAAGATATTAGTAAATGGTTAACCTATATAAACATTACATACCTCCTTCAGCAGATGAGTGAGCAGGCGTTCCAGTGGTGATTTCTTCGAGGGTAAACAATGTTGGACAGGCATTCGGCCTTAACCGCATCTTCGAAGACACGTATTTCGCCTCGAAGTGATTGTGGCAAACGTGTAGTTTACTAATTTCACCCGATGTCAAACCCTCAAAGATGGTAAATGGAACTGCTGAAATTGTTTTCCGCCACAATAAAACTTTTTCACTGGCCGCTGGCATTTTGTGCAGCATAGCATAACGTCCTTTCGTATACTACTGCTATTACAGCCGGGTATACAGCACTTGCGAGGCATTttgaatatcaaaatgaaaCGTAGCACTGAATATTACAATTATCACGGAGAAATAAAGGTACGGAAATTAATCAACGCAAACACTTCACAACTCGACGCGAAAACTGTAATGACGTAAAAAATAACGGCGACGCGATTTGACAGTGCTCAGTGACAGGCCGTCTCTACGGCTACGTTTCGTTCTTCGTAGATAAACGCCCGTGGTTATCCCCGTCTgtatcaaagaatataatactcactgtcTGTATAGACCTTTAGGTGCATTCCGGTGATAAAggtccctccagactatgtgcgcgaATCGCAGCGCGACTTCGCatagagaacatgtcgcgacgttgacgtatgactccacactcgcaaacttcacggctatttcgcagtttggttcgcgtCAAGATGGCGGAacagcatcagctgatcgagtttaactgctagttatctatggcatcatatgtgatttagctatttttccattttgttttgttgtaaaaccgtaaaatatagccgcattatataatataattattatttgtcttgccacatatgagtcaaaatagtgtgtaatgtggagtctttcCTAgtccagttcgcgcttcgcgtctcctttgacgcgggctaataaaccgacaaaaaacggggaactaggcgcgaaggcgtgaacaatctgcgaaatgaCTCCACACTTAAGGGCCTCCACACtaatgcgcgaatcgcggcgcgaagcggcgaacgcgagtgtggagggccctttacgttcgcggcttcgcgccgtgattcgcgcatgagtgtggagggaccttaagagGTTGTGGTATTGGtattatggaaggtagaggtaaggaaatgaatcttcatgtatcaaaaagtgaccgtaaaaaacagtaaataggcggcgtcaccatacactgaagtacctagaccatacacctagtattttatatagatgtgcacccgtgcgaccgtgagggacagaacatacgcaatgcgacaaaattaaaaacacgttttaacattcctgacaacataccacaaacaacctacgtaatttagtcgggttatttgctggcCCTTccgcatttcatctctacattattattattttttaatctttatttatttatagagggttttaagttttaaacaaatgccaccctcatagtggctctctaaaaaaactacaacagaCTAACTTTTACTATTTCTAAGTTGAATGATGTCTTTGACCATATTATAAAGAAGCCctttacattattatacctcatAATGTTCATGACGTTCATGTcataaggtccctccacactcatgcgcgaattacgacgcgaagccgcgattcgcgcatgagtgtggagggccctatagagtctcctatatattacaatactctttggtcacagagcctacctagcgccaccggagagattagtaaCTAATGGTaacttattatttaaagctCAAAGCggacacttttgcaacaattctgccataagagattggcatcctttctataccatccataattggtaTAGCCATTGCAGAGTGCTTTATGCATAAACCTGCAtaaacctagcattacatagatgagctatacgcgtgcgcccgtgagggacagaacatacgcaatgcgacaatatgattggtcgagaagatgtgtagcccaccataaaccatactaaatttacagtgcggaataaaaaaaatgtgacaaggacaaacaatacagttaaagctcgctccacactcgtgcggcAATCGCGGTGTGAAGCCGCGagcgcgagtgtggagcgagcGTCGCAGAaatgcgaaatcgactccacactcgcgttcgcggcttcgcggcgGCGCCTTCAGCCtcctccagactacgcggcgcaacgctcgcacgagtgtggagggctttCTGGAGCGGGCTCTACATTCATGGTTAAAacgtatgatgccgtagatgactaaggccccattcgcacgagagcttaaaaagcgttgcgtgtgggaTGCACTCATAAGTAAGAGCATACACgtaacgctttttaagctctcatgCGTATGGGGCCCAACATAGaacctcagattgtggtagtggcgccctggcgccccctacgcagtatTTCGTGTAATATTCCCTGTCTTTGATCATACGATACGAACAAATAAAATGCAATAACGAAACTTATTGAAAATTGAAGGTAGTTTCAGAAATTTCCTTCTTTTAATGGTAAGCAACcgtcttttaaataaaacacttaTTTCCGGTAATGTCTGTCCTTCCTTTCTTTGTCTGCAGCCACGTGAACTCCGTTGCCGTCGTACAAAAATGTCGATTTAATTATTCTAAAgtgctttgtttattttaatttttattgtttattgtatcCGGTTCTTCTTTAAGCAGAGGTAAGTTTCTGtgtttatttataatgaaaGCTGTAGATGTAAATTTTGTTAACGGAATATTACAATTATCAAATCTTTAGGAAGTTTAGGACTTTGGTAGGTATCTACTCGTatctagaatagaatagaatagaatagaattgttttattgcatatcacattacaaACATGGATGGAATAGAACATAAAGGTATACATGTGACACCCTGcaagggcacagcaatataAGAGGGCTACAAGTAGGTAGGTGATttgattacaattattattattattaattatgattttacacatttcattaaattaagAGTACACATACATTCACGCATTACTTATTACATTATTTCCTTACATAAACAAAGCACGGTCATATTTTCACCTATTGACTTgatcaaaatattaattaatagtatAAAAACATCCACTAATCAAAAAGGTTTCAGccgttttttaaatttgcctagATTTTCCAGATCTTATAGAGTTTGGAAGGTGATTGtagatttttatatataatggGGGCTACATGCGACAAGTTTTAATTTCGAAAAAGGCACTTTTAGTTGATTAGCATTACgattatttcttttaatttgaGTTGTGTCTTTGAGTGAATATAAGTTTAAGTGTTTCTTAACGAATTTAAATGATAacgctaacgctgcgtcttacgtaagcgaacgacTCGCGAAGCGAAGaggcgcggcgcggcacggcgggcCCATGGCGTTcgcattcgcaacgagatcacCAACGTCGGACACTTCTATAGCTATCAAAGAATtgttcaccccgcgccgcatcacttcgcttcgcgttcgcgtgttgttcgcctataCGTAGTATGATGCGTTATACTAGCTCATGCCCTACCAAATAATTGATCTATCGATTAAATTCGCAATTTTGTGAATGAATGAACAAAATTTTTGAATGCGCTAACTcttttaataggtaggtacctaattaaaaaatctaacaaAATCAAAAGCATAGcctacctacatcaaattgtgACTAGAGTAAAATGggaactaagtttgtatggagaagcagtCTCGCGCGGAGCTCACTTTCCTCTTTAAATCTAGGTATGCCGACAGAGGCGAATAAATACGAATCAATTCATTCGTGTCGGCCGTTTATGAGGGTACGCTACTAaagtaatcattatttatttcttgcaaACCACTTTGAAAATCATATTGACGCGACGACGAGAAAAATACCCATACACACATACCTACGgcgcttttattttttattgtggtcGCAACAACATGATTTTATCATGACGACGACAACAGATTCTCGCGCGATAGATAGATTACCCGTCTTTCTCTAACTGTAAGTATTAATACGGAATATTACAATTATCAAGGCTTTAGGACAAAGTCAACTACCTAAAGTATGTACTCGTacgcatagattagtatatgttattactgctCGTACGtaaacgctgcgtcttacgtaagcgaacaactcgcgaatgcgaagcgaagcggctaggggcggcgcggcggggccATGGCGTTctcgttcgcaacgagatcgcccacgtaggacacttctatatctaggtatcaaaggattcacCCCGTGTTATCTAGCGAGATTTGAGCGAGATACTGTCTCGCGCTCGGCTCCTGTGCTAAGCCTACAGCCCCTACAGGGGATCAATATTttagattatataatataaatttaccTTTATCTAAACTAGTCGCTtcgtgagctgtagacctcgtgaACCCCcatgactccgccattttgaaaaattatcGAAAACTTATtcgcaaaaatatatttaattctttaacctgctcacaaaaattgagaaatgcgacctgtagaggaaaaAATCTGGACATAAACGAAAGCATATTAGTCCAagctaaaacggagaccttcgctgacgctcggtcaattaaAATGCCTTCTTTTTCGTAGTCGTATACTTATTAAACtaagtggctctgtgagctgtagacctcgcgataagcttataaaatataaaaatatttactttgttgATTCATTGTCATAGCGAACTCACAGTGGTCTTAAGTACCTACCATAGACCCTATCGGCGCTTAAGacttttatgccaatttccgccactgaacatttttcaaaaaaccggccaagtgcgagtcggactcgcgcaccgagggttccgtacattacacagtttaaacaatatattttttatgtgaaacgtgagtgaaaggtaaattgcggtttacgatttatgacgtattaaaaaaaaactacatactagatctcgttcaaaataattttcggtggaagtttgtatggtaatgtatatcatatatttttttcagttttattattttcttattttagaagttacagggggggggggacacacattttaccactttggaagtgtctctcgcgcaaactattcagtttagaaaaaaattatattataaaactaaactaaactatcatttttgaagacctatccatctagataccccacacgtatgggtttgatgaaaaaaaaatttttttgagtttcagttacAAGTATGGGTAACccccaaaatgtattgttttttttctaattttgtgtgaaaatcttaatgcggttcatagaatacatctacttaccaagtttcaacagtatagctcttatagtttcggaaaaactgtgacatacggctgtgacatacggacggacagacagacagacagacagacatgacgaatccataagggttccgttttctgccatttggctacggaaccttaaaaacgatACGACAGAAAATTCTATTTAACTACCGAACCtattcacaaaatttcacgagaatcggttgagtattgcgacctgtagagaagaacatccggacaggacatacgaaagcattttgccCGAGTAAAagctaacgcttcggtcaatcaTTAATGTCTTGATTTTTTTCAGAATGTTCTACATATTCATCCTATCTTGCCTGCTAGCATGCAGAGCCGAGTTCGCCGATGAACTCCAGTCATACGAGAAAGAGTGTCTTGGAGAAGATAGGTTCATGTGCCTTGACGGCGGATGTATCACTCAAGATCAGTATTGCAATGGCAGAACGGATTGTGCTGATGGGAGCGATGAGAATTTCTGCcgtaagtattttacttattctgtggcaaaGTGTCCTCTTGATAGTAGTGAGGAAGAACTTTTTAGTAAATAggaattaaaaaatgtatgtgtgtgtgtgtgtgtgtgtgtgtgtgtgtgtgtgtgtgtgtgtgtgtgtgtatgtggcATTGATATATTGGATTATAGGGTGATTTTGTTGTCGGACCATACTGTAAGTGGATAATAtgtatactgaacaacttttgcTATGAGGCCAACCCCGAAATGGTGAAAACATAAAAACTGGCGTCTCATACACTTCGGTGAATCACATgtcaatgttttattatttgttttctatggaacagctgtttttttagggtttcgtagtcgaCTAGAAATCATTCATGGCcacagaacggtaaaataaaaatgacaaaaaaaatttttttgtgtacaaaatgtattttttttagttacttTCGGAAATAATCTCTCCGGGGAAAAAAATTTGCCCccttgaaccatgggtccaaaaaatatgaaaaaaatcattaaacaaaaaCGTATTATACTTTCAGTTAAAACTATAGCAAACGTGATCCgtccagccgtttttgagttattgcaaataGTCGAAtcttttcttagtaaaaagacgtacaatgCGCTGCGGAGGTCTTCCCTTAtgcttgtattgtattgattgTACTGTATAtgaccataccataccataccaaataCATACTTACTACTAGCCCCCGTTTGGCCtgttctgacagaatggtaacaacgaaaccctacactgagcaagGCCCGACATGATCTTGGCCGATTTTgaaaagtaaacaaataaattttaaacacggggggcacttttgggggctaaatcagaaaattaaaaaataaaatttttcaaactatatcgtgttacatatcaaatgaaaggtcTCATCGTGGgaattacaaatatattttttctgtaattttataataaacagtttataagttatacaagaaaataggcaaaaaatgaccattccaatgaaaaaaatacccaaaatagatctttacctatagatcacaggaaaacctattacaaatgtgcagtcaagcgtgagtcggacttaatttacttagtttttgatccgacccctacggattttttagaCATTACACCagcgtttcacataaaaaatacattgttaaaaattgtgtaatgtacggaacccttggaacgcgagtccgactcgcacttagccggtttttttattttatttttgttaattatcagtaaaatacctaataagtatGAGGAGGGGGCAAACTCACTCAAactcaaatgatttatttgtaaacatagcaaaataaaaaaaaaattgtttgcaaaATTTCAAAGTGTAATTGCTAGGTCATGTTGGGTATTATTTAAAGACCTTAAATTGTACATGTTTATCAGCGGACCATCCCCCCGACAAGCAACTTTGCAACACTACCCACCAGTTCCTGTGCCGGGACGGTCACGCCTGCATCCCTTCGACTTGGGTGTGCAACAGTGAGCCGGACTGTACCGACGGCAGTGACGAAGCTGACTGTACCGAGCTGCCCGTCACCAAAAATGTAAGTATACTCAGGTCTTTAGGTCATACTGAAATTTCATATAATCTCGAAAACTGtggtgtgattctattatgaaactcactgacgttcgtttcataaaaccacacttcgttatgtatcagttgcataaactactatttccTTTACTGCGTGAGCTCCTAGTAGCTCATTATACGAACTTTTAAGTATTGCCCATGTATGTACagtagccatcagatatatcggagcggcttaggtggtcacaatatctgaacacgcactctaacgccttgacaatagaggcgtgttcagatatttgtgagcgcctcggccgctccgatatatctgatggcgactgtacagtaagTCGGATTACCCCAAGCAGTAATTGAGGCAGTCTAGAGAACGAGAAAGATAACGTGTcaagcatttttagggttccgtacctcaaaaggaaaaaacggaacccttataggatcactcgtgcgtccgtctgtcacagcccattttctccaaaagtATACTGGAccaattcagttgaaatttggtacacatatgtaagtttgtaacccaaagacatATGTAAcggaaacaaatgaattttcaacATGGGGGCCAGTTTTAGGGGTCAAaggggaaaattaaaaaataaagtttttcaaactatatcgtgtgtTACATATccaataaaagagctcattttgagaatctcaaatatatttttttgcaattttaaaataaatagtttacaatttatttaagaaaatagctaaaaaatgaccattaggagataaagggggggggggggctttatctccgaaactactgggtctaaaattttgaaaaaaatacacaaaatagttctttacctatagatgacaggaaaacctattagaaatgtgcagtcaagcgtgacacggactta
This DNA window, taken from Cydia strobilella chromosome 21, ilCydStro3.1, whole genome shotgun sequence, encodes the following:
- the LOC134751212 gene encoding uncharacterized protein LOC134751212, which produces MRLRPNACPTLFTLEEITTGTPAHSSAEGGSMELESMGTSDHSYARKRHYDHTYAMNAPMNVSNDAAAVLVPSHITTVVDTADGSLESMPPIAGPSTEASHRNSEPVSSADQPCIAVVEPSFEQTPPQTGNKNINVHQI